In Lotus japonicus ecotype B-129 chromosome 5, LjGifu_v1.2, one genomic interval encodes:
- the LOC130717931 gene encoding glycine-rich cell wall structural protein-like, with protein sequence MLLGDKRVALVLLLCAHVFVAGVVARSVKNDEEEKNVGFGKGGGFGGGFGGGAGGGGGFGGGGGGGFGGGAGGGAGFGGGAGGGHGVGGGVGGGGGAGGGGGLGGGIGKGGGLGGGGGFGKGGGLGGGAGGGIGKGGGLGGGHGGGLGGGGGYGKGGGVGGGIGKGGGLGGGAGGGFGKGGGGGIGKGGGLGGGHGGGVGGGIGKGGGGGFGGGVGGGHGGGIGGGIGKGGGLGGGHGGGLGGGGGIGGGHGGGVGGGIGKGGGLGGGGGIGGGHGGGIGGGIGKGGGLGGGQGGGIGGGIGKGGGLGGGVGGGHGGGIGGGYGKGGGIGGGIGKGGGFGGGVGGGGGTGGGFGGGSGGGFGGGSGGGFGGGAGGGFGGGAGGGGGFGGGGGGGGGIGHH encoded by the coding sequence ATGTTACTAGGGGACAAAAGGGTTGCTTTGGTGTTATTGCTTTGTGCTCATGTATTTGTGGCCGGTGTGGTTGCAAGGAGCGTGAAAAATGATGAGGAAGAAAAGAATGTAGGGTTTGGGAAGGGAGGTGGGTTCGGTGGTGGATTTGGTGGGGGagccggtggtggtggtggattcGGAGGTGGAGGCGGAGGTGGTTTTGGAGGAGGTGCAGGTGGTGGAGCAGGGTTTGGTGGTGGTGCTGGTGGAGGCCATGGAGTAGGAGGGggtgttggtggtggaggaggtgcaGGTGGTGGAGGAGGGCTTGGTGGTGGGATAGGTAAAGGTGGTGgacttggtggtggtggtggttttggAAAAGGAGGAGGACTTGGAGGTGGTGCTGGTGGAGGGATAGGTAAAGGTGGAGGACTTGGAGGAGGTCATGGTGGTGGgctaggtggtggtggtggctatGGAAAGGGTGGCGGCGTTGGTGGTGGAATTGGCAAGGGTGGTGGCCTTGGAGGAGGTGCGGGTGGTGGCTTTGgaaagggtggtggtggtggaattgGCAAAGGTGGGGGTCTAGGAGGTGGtcatggtggtggtgttgggggTGGAATTGGtaaaggtggaggtggaggttttggtggtggtgttggaggtGGTCACGGCGGCGGCATTGGTGGTGGGATTGGTAAAGGTGGAGGCTTAGGTGGTGGTCATGGTGGAGGCcttggcggtggtggtggaattGGTGGCGGTCATGGTGGCGGCGTTGGTGGTGGAATTGGTAAAGGTGGAggccttggtggtggtggtggaattgGTGGCGGTCATGGTGGCGGCATTGGTGGTGGAATTGGTAAAGGTGGAGGCCTTGGTGGCGGTCAGGGTGGCGGCATTGGAGGAGGAATTGGCAAAGGTGGAGGTTTGGGTGGTGGAGTGGGAGGTGGTCATGGTGGTGGTATTGGTGGGGGCTACGGGAAAGGTGGTGGCATTGGAGGAGGAATTGGCAAAGGTGGAGGTTTTGGTGGTGGTGTAGGAGGAGGCGGCGGTACCGGTGGTGGCTTTGGAGGAGGTTCAGGTGGTGGCTTTGGAGGAGGCTCAGGTGGTGGATTTGGTGGAGGAGCAGGAGGCGGGTTTGGTGGAGGTgctggtggtggcggtggatttggtggtggaggaggcgGAGGCGGTGGAATTGGACACCATTGA